From Pyxicephalus adspersus chromosome 7, UCB_Pads_2.0, whole genome shotgun sequence, a single genomic window includes:
- the LOC140334681 gene encoding transmembrane protease serine 9-like: MVTNEECGKPQVANRIMGGQNAQAGEWPWQVSLRVNGRHFCGGSLISESWVVSAAHCISSSVTISTLTVCLGCYQLSYANSQQIYVGVKKIIKNPKFTDIGSLGDISLIQLKTPIKYTDYILPVCLPTANVEFPPGLYCWVTGWGTIMSGVGLPSPQTLQEAQVPLINTEGCDHLYHFNSDVSSSDPIILSDMICAGYISGGIDSCQGDSGGPLVCSHDGQWFLAGLVSWGEGCGEVNRPGVYTRLTAYQDWIRMNAPETEINTLNIDFGLNSRATPVPQVFRISWGDSGGPLVCSHDGQWFLAGLGDISLIQLKTPINYTDYILPVCLPTANVDFPSGQYCWVTGWGTIMSGVNLPSPQTLQEAQVPLINTETCDYLYHINSGVSSYVPEILSDMICAGYRSGGVDSCQGDSGGPLVCSHDGQWILAGLVSWGEGCGNVNRPGVYTRLTTYQDWIKMNAPETEKNMVNVSFNSVTSTTNVISTTKVINTTKVISTTNVISTTSKAEILERKPLQHYNAENDLMCYAALAGSPGGTPKAKRHCQSCGVFIYTFSIFGIYASWLEVQYCGQTIITDFQMLLDGDSSGPLMCNLNGDWVLYDIIRRHQDCARPNLPGVHTKVQNYQLWLTKNVKNICYSKGVTKSNPSGTHLIPGMSIMSILRCPLVSDLSSQRQNVGLVLQRLQENGLYAKAGLKQKYRQ; encoded by the exons ATGGTGACCAATGAAG AATGCGGAAAGCCTCAGGTGGCCAATCGGATTATGGGAGGGCAGAATGCCCAGGCAGGGGAATGGCCATGGCAAGTGAGTTTGCGTGTCAATGGGCGACACTTCTGTGGTGGATCTCTCATCAGTGAATCGTGGGTGGTCTCTGCTGCCCACTGTATTTCCAG TTCTGTGACAATCTCCACACTCACCGTCTGCCTGGGCTGTTACCAACTTTCCTATGCAAATTCCCAGCAGATTTATGTTGGggtgaaaaaaatcataaagaatCCCAAATTCACAGACATAGGCTCATTGGGGGACATCAGCCTCATACAACTGAAAACTCCAATCAAATACACCGATTACATCCTCCCTGTCTGTCTACCTACCGCCAATGTGGAATTTCCCCCTGGACTGTACTGCTGGGTCACCGGCTGGGGTACCATCATGTCCGGAG tGGGTCTTCCGAGCCCCCAGACTCTGCAGGAAGCCCAGGTTCCCCTGATCAATACAGAGGGCTGCGACCACCTTTATCATTTCAATTCTGATGTCAGCAGTTCAGATCCTATAATCCTGAGTGATATGATCTGTGCGGGATATATCAGTGGCGGGATAGACTCCTGTCAG ggaGACTCCGGAGGCCCTCTTGTCTGCTCCCATGATGGACAATGGTTCTTGGCTGGGCTGGTTAGTTGGGGAGAAGGTTGTGGAGAGGTGAACCGTCCTGGAGTGTACACCCGACTGACTGCCTATCAGGACTGGATTAGGATGAATGCTCCGGAGACTGAAATTAATACGTTGAATATTGACTTTGGTCTGAATAGCCGAGCTACACCTGTCCCACAAGTCTTCCGGATCTCATGG GGAGACTCCGGGGGTCCTCTGGTCTGCTCCCATGATGGACAATGGTTCTTGGCCGGGCTG GGGGACATCAGCCTCATACAACTGAAGACTCCAATTAATTACACCGATTACATCCTCCCTGTCTGTCTACCTACCGCCAATGTGGACTTTCCCTCAGGGCAGTACTGCTGGGTCACCGGCTGGGGTACCATCATGTCCGGAG tgaATCTCCCGAGCCCCCAGACTCTGCAGGAAGCCCAGGTTCCCCTGATTAATACAGAGACGTGCGATTAcctctatcatatcaattctggtGTCAGCAGTTACGTTCCTGAAATCCTAAGTGATATGATCTGTGCGGGATATAGAAGCGGAGGAGTAGACTCATGTCAG ggagACTCTGGAGGTCCTTTGGTTTGCTCGCATGATGGACAATGGATCTTGGCTGGGCTGGTGAGTTGGGGAGAAGGTTGTGGAAATGTGAATCGTCCTGGAGTGTACACCCGACTGACTACCTATCAGGACTGGATTAAGATGAATGCTCCCGAGACTGAGAAGAACATGGTGAATGTCAGCTTCAACAGTGTCACCAGTACCACCAATGTCATCAGTACCACCAAAGTCATCAATACCACCAAAGTCATCAGTACCACCAATGTCATCAGTACCACCA GCAAAGCAGAGATTTTGGAAAGAAAGCCTCTACAGCATTACAATGCAGAAAACGATCTTATGTGTTATGCTGCTCTGGCTGGGAG CCCAGGGGGGACTCCAAAAGCCAAAAGGCATTGTCAGAGCTGTGGAGTCTTTATTTACACCTTCTCCATTTTTGGAATCTATGCTTCATGGCTGGAGGTTCAGTATTGTGGACAGACAATAATCACTGATTTCCAGATGCTTTTAGAT GGTGACTCCAGTGGCCCCCTCATGTGTAACCTGAATGGAGATTGGGTGCTGTATGATATTATCAGAAGACATCAGGACTGTGCCAGACCCAACCTTCCCGGAGTCCACACCAAGGTCCAAAATTACCAGCTTTGGCTCACAAAGAATGTGAAGAACATCTGCTACAGCAAAGGAGTG ACAAAGTCCAATCCATCAGGAACtcatttaataccagggatgaGCATTATGAGTATCCTGCGATGCCCTTTGGTCTCTGACTTGTCCTCTCAAAGACAGAATGTCGGTTTAGTCCTACAAAGGCTCCAAGAAAATGGACTCTATGCAAAAGCAGGCCTAAAGCAAAAATATAGGCAATAG
- the LOC140334680 gene encoding serine protease 27-like: protein MGVPQRSSYHLYVRINLPPLVARGAISILVSFIECGKPQVTNRIMGGQNAQAGEWPWQVSLRNNGRHFCGGSLISESWVVSAAHCITRYVTTSSLSIHLGCYQISNPNSHEISVAVKRIIKNPLYTYVGSLGDISLIQLMTPINYTAYILPVCLPTANVDFPMGLQCWVTGWGSINSGVDLPSPQTLQEAQVPLIDTETCNYLYHINSGVSSSEPIILSDMICAGYESGGIDSCQGDSGGPLVCSHDGQWFLAGLVSWGEGCGEVNRPGVYTRLTAYQDWIRMNAPETEINMVNVSFNSDTNVIGTTSVPNATNVTSTTRVPNVTNVTSTTRVPNVTNVTSVGQRRGKSS from the exons AATGCGGAAAGCCTCAGGTGACCAATCGGATTATGGGAGGGCAGAATGCCCAGGCAGGAGAATGGCCATGGCAAGTGAGTTTGCGCAACAATGGGCGACACTTCTGCGGCGGATCCCTCATCAGTGAATCTTGGGTGGTCTCTGCTGCCCACTGTATTACCAG GTATGTGACAACCTCCTCACTCTCCATCCACCTGGGCTGTTACCAAATTTCCAATCCGAACTCGCATGAGATTTCAGTTGCAGTGAAAAGAATCATAAAGAATCCCCTGTACACATATGTGGGTTCATTGGGGGACATCAGCCTCATACAACTGATGACCCCAATCAACTATACTGCATACATCCTCCCTGTCTGTCTCCCTACCGCCAATGTGGACTTCCCAATGGGCTTGCAATGCTGGGTCACCGGCTGGGGTAGCATCAACTCTGGAG tGGATCTCCCAAGCCCCCAGACTCTGCAGGAAGCCCAGGTTCCCCTAATCGATACAGAGACCTGCAACTAcctctatcatatcaattctggtGTCAGCAGTTCAGAACCTATAATCCTGAGTGATATGATCTGTGCGGGATATGAAAGTGGAGGAATAGATTCATGTCAG GGAGACTCCGGAGGTCCTCTTGTCTGCTCCCATGATGGACAATGGTTCTTGGCTGGGCTGGTTAGTTGGGGAGAAGGTTGTGGAGAGGTGAACCGTCCTGGAGTATACACCCGACTGACTGCCTATCAGGACTGGATTAGGATGAATGCTCCGGAGACTGAAATTAATATGGTGAATGTCAGCTTCAACAGTGATACCAATGTCATCGGCACCACCAGTGTCCCCAATGCCACCAATGTCACCAGTACCACCAGAGTCCCCAATGTCACCAATGTCACCAGTACCACCAGAGTCCCCAATGTCACCAATGTCACCAGTGTGGGACAGAGAAGAGGTAAATCCtcttag